The Tenrec ecaudatus isolate mTenEca1 chromosome 6, mTenEca1.hap1, whole genome shotgun sequence genome has a window encoding:
- the LOC142450304 gene encoding C-type lectin domain family 2 member H-like isoform X3 produces the protein MSVEASSELFQNSLKSGQRKHPVKLFTAFPSKIIASLLFIVLVASIVLVFSIILRKRAKEHASVCATCPEHWIGFYGKCYYFSEDAGNWTFSQTFCASLEARLAQFETVEELNFMKRYKGPSDHWIGLSRTSSNGIWTWTDGTDHNSSFIIKGAGECAYLNDKGLSSARSYADRKWICNKQVYTQ, from the exons ATGTCTGTGGAGGCTTCATCGGAACTTTTCCAGAATTCCCTCAAATCTG GTCAAAGAAAACATCCAGTAAAGTTATTCACTGCCTTCCCTTCCAAAATTATCGCCTCTCTGCTCTTCATTGTACTTGTGGCTTCCATTGTGCTTGTATTTTCTATTATCTTaagaa AGAGAGCGAAAGAACATGCTTCAGTGTGTGCTACCTGCCCAGAACACTGGATTGGATTTTATGGcaaatgttattatttttctgAGGATGCAGGGAACTGGACATTCAGCCAGACATTCTGtgcctcactggaagccagacttGCTCAGTTTGAAACCGTGGAGGAACTT AATTTCATGAAAAGGTATAAAGGGCCTTCAGACCATTGGATTGGCCTTAGTCGAACATCATCAAATGGCATCTGGACTTGGACGGACGGCACTGACCACAACAGCTC GTTTATCATAAAAGGAGCTGGAGAATGTGCATACTTGAATGACAAGGGTCTCAGTAGTGCCAGGTCCTACGCAGATAGGAAATGGATTTGTAACAAACAAGTTTATACCCAGTAG